The Microbacterium limosum genome contains a region encoding:
- a CDS encoding COX15/CtaA family protein, which yields MPDPITTAPPRPTSADDRGWLPRTVDARVRAFAWMSFVAEVLIIATGGAVRLTGSGLGCPTWPTCTPESLVNTPEMGIHGVIEFGNRTLTGLVGILALAVVVLVWRMRRTRRDLFLLALVVLGGVVTQAIVGGITVLTGLNPFIVGFHYVASLVLVCVCAAFLYLMVRPRGVRSLRVPPAFAITTHVTTFVLAATIFFGVLTTGAGPHSGDAAAGRNGFDAEVLEHVHAWPGYALLALTLALTVIAWVRSLAPRRWFALLLALQVVQIAVGLYQARNGLPELAVGAHMVLAALTAAAMTVVVLSLSSRAHRPTVDS from the coding sequence ATGCCCGACCCGATCACCACCGCTCCCCCGCGCCCCACCTCCGCGGACGACCGCGGATGGCTGCCGCGCACCGTCGACGCCCGCGTCCGCGCATTCGCGTGGATGTCGTTCGTCGCCGAGGTCCTGATCATCGCGACCGGCGGCGCGGTCCGGCTCACCGGCTCCGGGCTGGGCTGTCCCACGTGGCCCACCTGCACGCCCGAATCGCTCGTGAACACCCCCGAGATGGGCATCCACGGGGTCATCGAATTCGGCAACCGCACGCTGACGGGCCTCGTCGGCATCCTCGCGCTCGCGGTCGTCGTCCTGGTGTGGCGCATGCGCCGCACGCGCCGCGACCTCTTCCTCCTCGCGCTCGTCGTGCTCGGCGGCGTCGTGACGCAGGCGATCGTGGGCGGCATCACGGTCCTCACAGGCCTGAACCCGTTCATCGTGGGTTTCCACTACGTCGCGTCGCTCGTGCTCGTCTGCGTGTGCGCGGCCTTCCTGTATCTCATGGTCCGACCGCGCGGTGTGCGCTCCCTGCGCGTGCCCCCCGCGTTCGCGATCACGACCCACGTGACGACGTTCGTCCTGGCGGCCACGATCTTCTTCGGCGTCCTCACGACGGGCGCGGGTCCCCACTCCGGCGACGCGGCGGCGGGACGCAACGGCTTCGACGCCGAAGTGCTCGAACACGTCCACGCCTGGCCCGGCTACGCGCTGCTGGCGCTGACCCTCGCCCTGACGGTCATCGCCTGGGTCCGCTCCCTCGCGCCGCGAAGGTGGTTCGCCCTTCTGCTCGCACTTCAGGTCGTGCAGATCGCCGTCGGGCTGTATCAGGCCAGGAACGGCCTCCCGGAGCTGGCCGTCGGTGCACACATGGTGCTGGCCGCCCTCACCGCTGCGGCGATGACCGTCGTGGTGCTCTCCCTCTCGTCCCGCGCGCACCGGCCCACAGTCGATTCATAG
- a CDS encoding dinucleotide-utilizing enzyme: MTIRPRITRSIPFWILVAGSLAAAIAGVVMTLTTLGAMSTTLLDGSATGVDVYVGQVWAIFGAVLLGAGIVGVAMALTLATGAWLLRPDMEFPEPSRDEDDAPAHERDALDAADEPDEAHDAEEPSRRG, translated from the coding sequence ATGACCATCCGTCCCCGCATCACCCGCAGCATCCCCTTCTGGATCCTGGTCGCCGGCTCGCTCGCCGCGGCGATCGCGGGAGTGGTGATGACCCTCACGACCCTCGGCGCCATGTCGACGACCCTGCTGGATGGCAGCGCCACCGGTGTCGACGTCTACGTGGGGCAGGTCTGGGCGATCTTCGGAGCCGTGCTCCTCGGCGCGGGCATCGTCGGGGTCGCGATGGCGCTGACCCTCGCGACCGGCGCCTGGCTTCTACGCCCCGACATGGAGTTCCCCGAGCCCTCTCGCGATGAGGACGACGCGCCCGCTCACGAGCGTGACGCACTGGACGCCGCCGACGAGCCCGACGAGGCGCACGACGCGGAGGAGCCCTCGCGGCGCGGCTAG
- a CDS encoding heme o synthase, with translation MDITTRPPTEAPAAKTSLGRKIGAYVALTKPRVLELLLVTTVPVMILAHGGMPHPLLILATVIGGSLSAGSAAAFNMYLDRDIDAHMQRTVNRPLVTGEVSPRNALVFAWTLAVFSTLWLWATTNWLAAVLSAAAIFFYVVVYTMILKRRTEQNIVWGGIAGCFPVLIGWSAVTGSLSWAPLVLFTLVFLWTPPHYWPLSMKYKAQYDNVDVPMLGATRSGTQVGLQVILYAWATVACSLLLIPVAGMGLVYTASALVFGGWFIYESHRLYTRAVRGTEPAPMRVFHASITYLTLIFVAIAVDPLLPF, from the coding sequence ATGGACATCACGACGAGGCCTCCCACGGAGGCACCCGCCGCGAAGACGTCCCTCGGGCGAAAGATCGGCGCCTACGTCGCTCTGACGAAGCCGCGCGTGCTCGAGCTCCTGCTCGTCACGACCGTCCCTGTGATGATCCTGGCCCACGGCGGGATGCCGCATCCGCTGCTCATCCTCGCCACCGTCATCGGCGGTTCGCTGAGCGCAGGTTCCGCGGCGGCATTCAACATGTACCTCGATCGCGACATCGACGCTCACATGCAGAGGACGGTGAACCGTCCTCTCGTGACCGGCGAGGTGTCGCCCCGGAACGCGCTCGTCTTCGCCTGGACGCTCGCGGTGTTCTCCACGCTCTGGCTGTGGGCCACGACCAACTGGCTCGCGGCCGTGCTCTCGGCCGCGGCGATCTTCTTCTATGTGGTCGTCTACACGATGATCCTCAAGCGGCGCACGGAACAGAACATCGTGTGGGGCGGGATCGCCGGATGCTTCCCCGTGCTGATCGGATGGTCGGCTGTCACGGGGTCGCTCTCCTGGGCGCCGCTGGTCCTGTTCACCCTCGTCTTCCTCTGGACGCCGCCGCACTACTGGCCGCTGTCGATGAAGTACAAGGCGCAGTACGACAACGTCGACGTCCCCATGCTGGGTGCGACGCGCTCGGGCACGCAGGTCGGTCTGCAGGTCATCCTCTACGCGTGGGCGACCGTCGCGTGCTCCCTGCTGCTCATCCCGGTCGCGGGCATGGGACTGGTATACACGGCGTCCGCGCTCGTCTTCGGCGGTTGGTTCATCTACGAGTCGCACCGGCTGTACACGCGAGCGGTGCGAGGGACCGAGCCGGCACCGATGCGCGTCTTCCATGCATCCATCACATATCTGACGCTCATCTTCGTCGCGATCGCCGTCGACCCGCTCCTGCCGTTCTAG
- the tkt gene encoding transketolase gives MSELRWDEIDERAVDTVRVLAADAVEKVGNGHPGTAMSLAPAAYLLYQKVMRHDPTDTGWLGRDRFILSAGHSSLTQYVQLYLGGFGLELDDLKALRTWGSLTPGHPEYRHTNGVEITTGPLGQGLASSVGFAYAARYERGLFDPEAAPGTSPFDHFIYVIASDGDLQEGVTAEASSLAGHQKLGNLVVIYDANQISIEDDTNVAFTEDVAKRYEAYGWQVQTVDWKKTGEYVEDVAELYSAIEAAKAETDKPSIIILKTVIGWPSPGKQNTGKIHGSALGADELAATKKVLGFDPEKSFVVADDVLARTRALAERGEADKSAWQQDFDAWAAANPERKALLDRVLAGELPDGIQEALPVFEPGKDVSTRAASGKVLNALAAHMPELWGGSADLAESNLTTINGAASFIPEEWSTHEWSGNPYGRVLHFGIREHAMGSILNGIVLHGPTRAFGGTFLIFSDYMRPAVRLAALMDIRSIFVWTHDSIALGEDGPTHQPIEQLATLRAIPNFTVVRPADANETAAAWLEILRRQGGPAGIALTRQNIPVFDRGEGDAEGDTFASTAGVAKGAYVLAEAANGTPDVILIATGSEVQIAVAARAALAEQGVHARVVSAPSLEWFAEQDASYRDAVLPPHIGARVSVEAGLALGWRELVGDKGRSVSIEHFGASADYKTLYTEFGLTHDAVVQAALESIKENA, from the coding sequence GTGTCGGAGCTGCGTTGGGATGAGATCGATGAGCGCGCCGTGGACACGGTTCGCGTTCTTGCTGCGGATGCGGTGGAGAAGGTGGGCAACGGCCACCCCGGAACCGCGATGAGCCTGGCTCCGGCCGCTTACCTGCTGTATCAGAAGGTGATGCGTCACGATCCGACGGACACGGGCTGGCTCGGGCGCGATCGGTTCATCCTCTCGGCCGGCCACTCCTCGCTGACGCAGTACGTGCAGCTGTACCTCGGCGGATTCGGTCTCGAGCTCGACGACCTCAAGGCGCTGCGCACGTGGGGCTCACTCACTCCGGGACACCCCGAGTACCGCCACACGAACGGCGTCGAGATCACGACCGGCCCGCTCGGGCAGGGTCTCGCGTCCTCCGTCGGTTTCGCCTACGCGGCGCGCTACGAGCGCGGGCTGTTCGACCCGGAGGCGGCCCCCGGCACGTCTCCCTTCGACCACTTCATCTACGTCATCGCCTCGGACGGCGACCTGCAGGAGGGCGTCACCGCTGAGGCCTCGTCGCTGGCGGGTCACCAGAAGCTCGGCAACCTCGTCGTCATCTACGACGCCAACCAGATCTCGATCGAGGACGACACCAACGTCGCGTTCACCGAGGATGTCGCGAAGCGGTACGAGGCGTACGGCTGGCAGGTTCAGACCGTCGACTGGAAGAAGACCGGCGAGTACGTCGAGGACGTCGCCGAGCTCTACAGCGCGATCGAGGCGGCGAAGGCCGAGACCGACAAGCCGTCGATCATCATCCTCAAGACCGTCATCGGCTGGCCCTCCCCGGGCAAGCAGAACACCGGCAAGATCCACGGATCCGCGCTCGGCGCCGACGAGCTCGCCGCGACGAAGAAGGTCCTCGGTTTCGACCCCGAGAAGAGCTTCGTCGTCGCCGACGACGTCCTCGCCCGCACTCGCGCCCTCGCCGAGCGAGGCGAGGCGGACAAGTCGGCCTGGCAGCAGGACTTCGACGCCTGGGCCGCCGCAAACCCCGAGCGCAAGGCGCTGCTCGACCGCGTGCTCGCCGGAGAGCTGCCCGACGGCATCCAGGAAGCTCTCCCCGTCTTCGAGCCGGGCAAGGACGTCTCCACCCGGGCGGCGTCGGGCAAGGTGCTCAATGCTCTCGCGGCGCACATGCCCGAGCTCTGGGGCGGATCGGCGGACCTCGCCGAGTCCAACCTCACCACCATCAACGGCGCCGCCTCGTTCATCCCGGAGGAATGGTCGACGCACGAATGGAGCGGCAACCCCTACGGGCGAGTCCTTCACTTCGGCATCCGCGAGCACGCGATGGGCTCGATCCTCAACGGCATCGTGCTGCACGGACCGACCCGCGCGTTCGGCGGGACGTTCCTCATCTTCAGCGACTACATGCGCCCGGCCGTGCGTCTGGCTGCGCTCATGGACATCCGCAGCATCTTCGTCTGGACGCACGACTCGATCGCCCTCGGCGAGGACGGCCCGACGCACCAGCCGATCGAGCAGCTCGCGACGCTCCGCGCGATCCCGAACTTCACGGTCGTTCGCCCCGCCGACGCCAACGAGACCGCCGCGGCATGGCTCGAGATCCTGCGCCGGCAGGGGGGCCCGGCCGGAATTGCGCTGACGCGCCAGAACATCCCCGTCTTCGACCGGGGCGAGGGCGACGCCGAGGGTGACACCTTCGCCTCGACGGCGGGCGTCGCCAAGGGCGCGTACGTGCTGGCGGAGGCCGCGAACGGAACCCCCGACGTGATCCTCATCGCCACGGGCTCAGAGGTGCAGATCGCCGTCGCCGCACGCGCGGCACTCGCCGAGCAGGGCGTCCACGCACGCGTCGTGTCGGCGCCGTCGCTCGAGTGGTTCGCCGAGCAGGACGCGAGCTACCGCGACGCCGTTCTGCCGCCGCACATCGGTGCTCGCGTATCGGTCGAGGCCGGCCTCGCGCTCGGCTGGCGGGAGCTCGTCGGCGACAAGGGCCGCTCGGTCTCGATCGAGCACTTCGGCGCCTCCGCCGACTACAAGACCCTCTACACCGAGTTCGGACTCACGCACGACGCCGTCGTACAGGCGGCTCTGGAGAGCATCAAGGAGAACGCATGA
- the tal gene encoding transaldolase, whose translation MSTPTAQLTAAGVSIWLDDLSRDRIRTGNLAELIESRNVSGVTTNPTIFAAALSKGEAYEEQVAALSARGASTDEAIFELTTDDVRAASDIFRGVYDATDGVDGRVSIEVSPDLAHDTAATVAEARKLAAAVDRPNALIKIPATKAGLPAITEVIGAGISVNVTLIFSLERYAAVIDAYLSGLEKAQAAGIDLAGIQSVASFFVSRVDTEVDKRLAEIGTEEAAALKGKAGIANARLAFELYQREFATDRAQALLAAGANVQRPLWASTGVKDPALPDTLYVTELVTAGTVNTMPEKTLEATFDHGVIRGDTITGAYAEAHQVFDDLAAAGVDIDDVTQVLEDEGVEKFVVSWRELQDTVKTALAGAAETTR comes from the coding sequence ATGAGCACCCCCACCGCACAGTTGACCGCCGCCGGTGTCAGCATCTGGCTCGACGACCTCTCCCGCGATCGGATCCGCACGGGCAACCTCGCCGAACTGATCGAGAGCCGCAACGTCAGCGGGGTCACGACGAACCCGACGATCTTCGCGGCCGCGCTCTCCAAGGGCGAGGCGTACGAGGAGCAGGTCGCGGCCCTCTCCGCGCGCGGCGCGAGCACCGATGAGGCCATCTTCGAGCTCACGACGGACGACGTCCGGGCCGCCTCCGACATCTTCCGCGGCGTCTACGACGCCACCGACGGCGTCGACGGCCGGGTCTCGATCGAGGTCTCCCCCGACCTCGCGCACGACACCGCGGCCACCGTTGCGGAGGCGCGCAAGCTCGCGGCGGCCGTCGACCGCCCGAACGCGCTGATCAAGATCCCCGCCACCAAGGCCGGACTCCCCGCCATCACCGAGGTGATCGGCGCGGGCATCAGCGTCAACGTGACGCTGATCTTCAGCCTGGAGCGGTACGCCGCGGTCATCGATGCCTACCTGTCGGGGCTCGAGAAGGCGCAGGCTGCCGGAATCGACCTCGCCGGCATCCAGTCCGTCGCGTCATTCTTCGTCTCGCGGGTGGACACCGAGGTCGACAAGCGCCTCGCGGAGATCGGCACGGAGGAGGCCGCCGCGCTGAAGGGCAAGGCGGGCATCGCCAATGCCCGTCTGGCGTTCGAGCTCTACCAGCGGGAGTTCGCGACGGACCGCGCCCAGGCCCTCCTCGCCGCGGGTGCGAACGTGCAGCGTCCCCTGTGGGCCTCGACCGGGGTCAAGGACCCCGCACTGCCCGACACCCTCTACGTCACCGAGCTCGTCACGGCCGGCACCGTAAACACGATGCCCGAGAAGACCCTCGAGGCCACCTTCGACCACGGTGTCATCAGGGGCGACACCATCACCGGCGCCTACGCCGAGGCGCACCAGGTCTTCGACGACCTCGCCGCCGCTGGGGTCGACATCGACGACGTGACGCAGGTGCTGGAGGACGAGGGCGTCGAGAAGTTCGTCGTCTCGTGGCGCGAGCTGCAGGACACGGTCAAGACTGCCCTGGCGGGTGCCGCGGAGACGACCCGATGA
- a CDS encoding glucose-6-phosphate isomerase: protein MSFEIHVSGAPKAAVEATVPALIADLVASRITAGDPTLWGPAAEEEASKRLGWVDAVSISRPLVAPIERLRAEFTARGVDRFVLAGMGGSSLAPEVITRTAGVPLVILDSTAPGQVLAALDGDSESGGLERTALIVSSKSGSTVETDSARRTFEAAFRDLGIDPAERIVVVTDPGSPLDASAREAGYHVFNADPNVGGRYSALTAFGLVPSGLAGADIGELLDEADATLLEVAVDSPENPALALGAAIAATQNAAGARKDKLGLVSDGTHIEGLPDWIEQLIAESTGKDGTGILPVVLLPVSPELEVELHDLLVARLVDDAAHFRILERHPGEVLVSGSLGAQLVVWEYATAIAGRLLGINPFDQPDVESAKVATRGLLEQRPEPSAPAFVVDGVEVRVSEPELAASGTIAGVLDSLWSRLGPDGYVSVQAYVNRLEIPQLAGLRELVAADSGRPTTFGWGPRFLHSTGQYHKGGPATGVFLQITERTDVDLEIPGLPFTFGQLIEAQAAGDASVLAAHGRPVVTLTLTDPAVDVLSLFEAAQ from the coding sequence ATGAGCTTCGAGATCCACGTGTCGGGGGCCCCGAAGGCGGCCGTCGAGGCCACGGTACCGGCGCTCATCGCCGACCTCGTGGCCTCGCGGATCACCGCGGGCGATCCGACGCTGTGGGGTCCGGCAGCCGAGGAAGAGGCGTCGAAGCGGCTCGGCTGGGTCGATGCGGTCTCGATCTCGCGACCGCTCGTCGCCCCCATCGAGCGCCTCCGTGCCGAGTTCACGGCGCGCGGCGTCGATCGTTTCGTCCTCGCCGGGATGGGCGGATCATCCCTCGCGCCCGAGGTCATCACCCGCACCGCAGGCGTCCCGCTCGTGATCCTCGACTCGACGGCACCCGGGCAGGTCCTGGCGGCGCTCGACGGCGACAGCGAGTCCGGCGGACTCGAGCGCACGGCGCTCATCGTGTCGTCGAAGTCCGGCTCGACGGTGGAGACCGACTCGGCGCGGCGGACCTTCGAGGCCGCATTCCGCGACCTCGGCATCGACCCGGCCGAGCGCATCGTCGTCGTCACCGATCCCGGGTCCCCTCTGGACGCGTCCGCTCGCGAGGCCGGCTACCACGTCTTCAACGCCGACCCCAATGTCGGCGGGCGCTACTCGGCGCTCACCGCGTTCGGACTGGTGCCGTCGGGGCTTGCCGGCGCAGACATCGGCGAACTGCTCGACGAGGCCGACGCCACGCTGCTCGAGGTGGCCGTCGACAGCCCCGAGAACCCCGCACTCGCGCTGGGTGCCGCCATCGCGGCGACGCAGAACGCGGCCGGTGCGCGCAAGGACAAGCTCGGGCTCGTCTCCGACGGCACCCACATCGAGGGCCTGCCCGACTGGATCGAGCAGCTCATCGCGGAGTCGACGGGCAAGGACGGCACCGGCATCCTGCCCGTGGTCCTCCTCCCCGTCTCCCCCGAGCTCGAGGTCGAACTCCACGACCTGCTCGTCGCGCGACTCGTCGACGACGCCGCTCACTTCCGCATCCTGGAGCGCCACCCCGGCGAGGTGCTCGTGAGCGGCTCCCTGGGCGCGCAGCTCGTGGTCTGGGAGTACGCCACCGCGATCGCCGGCCGCCTCCTCGGCATCAACCCGTTCGACCAGCCCGATGTGGAATCGGCCAAGGTCGCCACCCGCGGTCTGCTCGAGCAGCGTCCCGAGCCGTCCGCGCCCGCCTTCGTCGTCGACGGCGTCGAGGTTCGCGTGAGCGAGCCGGAGCTCGCCGCGTCGGGAACGATCGCGGGCGTCCTCGACTCCCTCTGGTCCCGGCTCGGACCCGACGGGTACGTCTCGGTGCAGGCGTACGTCAACCGGCTGGAGATCCCCCAGCTCGCAGGACTGCGCGAACTCGTCGCGGCCGACTCCGGCCGGCCGACGACGTTCGGCTGGGGGCCTCGCTTCCTCCACTCCACGGGCCAGTATCACAAGGGCGGCCCCGCCACGGGCGTCTTCCTGCAGATCACCGAACGCACCGACGTCGACCTGGAGATCCCCGGCCTGCCCTTCACCTTCGGTCAGCTGATCGAAGCTCAGGCCGCGGGGGATGCCTCGGTCCTCGCCGCCCACGGACGCCCCGTCGTCACGCTCACGCTGACCGATCCCGCTGTCGACGTGCTCTCGCTCTTCGAAGCCGCGCAGTAG
- the zwf gene encoding glucose-6-phosphate dehydrogenase encodes MPPIEISRGHNPLRDPDDRRLNRIAGPSALVIFGVTGDLSRKKLMPAVYDLANRGLLPPGFALVGFARRDWEDQDFAAVVYDAVKQHARTPFREDTWNQLLQGIRFVSGEFDDPDAFARLRQTVEKLDVERGTMGNHAYYLSIPPKDFPLVARQLRDSGLVGEDAAGDDSWRRVVIEKPFGHDLASARALNEALEVAFPADSIFRIDHYLGKETVQNILALRFANELYEPIWNRNYVDHVQITMAEDIGVGGRAGYYDGIGAARDVIQNHLLQLLALTAMEEPISLDASHLRAEKEKVLAAVELPENLAEATARGQYAGGWQGGEKVRGFLEEDGMDPSSTTETFAAIKLEIATRRWAGVPFYLRTGKRLGRRVTEVAVVFKRAPQHLFARSQTLELGQNALVIRIQPDEGVTIRFGSKVPGAGTQVRDVTMDFGYGHAFTEASPEAYERLILDVLLGEPPLFPRHEEVELSWRILDPVEEFWAQEGGPVEQYSPGSWGPASADALLARDGRVWRRP; translated from the coding sequence ATGCCACCCATCGAGATCTCGCGCGGACACAACCCCCTGCGCGACCCCGACGACCGCCGCCTGAACCGCATCGCAGGGCCCAGCGCGCTCGTGATCTTCGGCGTGACAGGAGACCTGTCGCGCAAGAAGCTCATGCCTGCGGTGTACGACCTCGCCAACCGCGGACTGCTTCCCCCGGGGTTCGCCCTGGTGGGTTTTGCACGCCGCGACTGGGAGGACCAGGACTTCGCCGCCGTCGTCTACGACGCCGTCAAGCAGCACGCGCGCACGCCCTTCCGTGAGGACACGTGGAATCAGCTGCTTCAGGGAATCCGGTTCGTCTCGGGCGAGTTCGACGACCCGGACGCCTTCGCCCGGCTTCGCCAGACCGTGGAGAAGCTCGACGTCGAGCGGGGCACGATGGGAAACCACGCCTACTACCTGTCGATCCCGCCCAAGGACTTCCCGCTCGTCGCACGTCAGCTCCGCGACTCGGGCCTCGTCGGGGAGGACGCCGCGGGAGACGATTCGTGGCGCCGGGTCGTGATCGAGAAGCCGTTCGGTCATGATCTCGCCTCCGCTCGAGCCCTCAACGAGGCGCTCGAGGTCGCGTTCCCCGCGGATTCGATCTTCCGCATCGACCACTATCTCGGCAAGGAGACGGTCCAGAACATCCTGGCGTTGCGCTTCGCCAACGAGCTGTACGAGCCGATCTGGAACCGCAACTACGTCGACCACGTGCAGATCACGATGGCCGAGGACATCGGCGTCGGCGGCCGGGCCGGATACTACGACGGCATCGGCGCCGCGCGGGATGTGATCCAGAACCACCTGCTGCAGCTGCTCGCCCTCACTGCGATGGAGGAGCCGATCAGCCTGGACGCCAGCCACCTCCGCGCCGAGAAGGAGAAGGTGCTGGCCGCTGTGGAGCTACCCGAGAATCTCGCCGAGGCCACGGCTCGCGGCCAGTACGCGGGCGGATGGCAGGGCGGCGAGAAGGTGCGCGGCTTCCTCGAGGAGGACGGCATGGACCCGTCCTCCACCACCGAGACCTTCGCCGCCATCAAGCTCGAGATCGCGACGCGCCGGTGGGCGGGAGTGCCCTTCTACCTCCGCACCGGCAAGCGCCTGGGCCGCCGCGTCACCGAGGTGGCCGTCGTGTTCAAGAGGGCTCCGCAGCACCTCTTCGCACGGAGCCAGACGCTCGAGCTCGGCCAGAACGCGCTCGTGATCCGCATCCAGCCCGACGAGGGCGTGACGATCCGTTTCGGGTCCAAGGTTCCCGGCGCCGGCACCCAGGTGCGCGACGTGACGATGGACTTTGGCTACGGGCACGCCTTCACGGAGGCGAGTCCCGAGGCGTACGAGAGGCTCATCCTCGACGTGCTCCTCGGCGAGCCACCCCTGTTCCCGCGTCACGAAGAGGTCGAACTCTCCTGGCGCATCCTGGACCCCGTCGAGGAGTTCTGGGCACAGGAGGGCGGCCCCGTCGAGCAATACAGCCCGGGCTCGTGGGGGCCGGCGTCCGCCGATGCCCTGCTCGCCCGTGACGGCCGCGTTTGGAGGCGCCCGTGA
- a CDS encoding glucose-6-phosphate dehydrogenase assembly protein OpcA produces MIIDLPDTTVSKIARSLVSTREEGGAVALGRVLTLVIATRQGVAEDAIEAANDASREHPMRVIVLMTDDAGDARLDAQIRVGGDAGASEVVVLRAHGDAASNEEALVTGLLLPDAPVVVWWPDTPPAVPSSSPLGRIAQRRITDASTGPFEPRRLQELGEVYAPGDTDLAWTRLTHWREQLAAVLDQPPFDPVTGVEVRGASSSPSTALLAAWLRLKLDVPVSWEYMPSGEWSEGIKSVRLVRDSGDILLERPNPGVACLTQPGQPRHDLVLPRRTLRECLAEELRRLDPDLLYGRVISEGWSLLAPPTSRGSDVV; encoded by the coding sequence GTGATCATCGACCTGCCCGACACGACTGTCAGCAAGATCGCGCGTTCGCTCGTGTCGACGCGCGAGGAGGGCGGAGCCGTCGCGCTCGGCCGCGTGCTGACACTCGTCATCGCGACGCGACAGGGAGTCGCGGAGGATGCGATCGAGGCCGCCAACGACGCGTCCCGCGAGCATCCGATGCGGGTCATCGTGCTGATGACCGACGACGCCGGCGACGCCCGCCTCGACGCGCAGATCCGCGTCGGTGGCGACGCGGGTGCCAGCGAGGTCGTCGTGCTGCGTGCGCACGGCGACGCGGCATCCAACGAGGAGGCCCTCGTCACGGGGCTGCTGCTTCCGGACGCACCCGTGGTCGTCTGGTGGCCGGACACTCCCCCGGCGGTGCCCTCCTCCTCGCCGCTCGGCCGTATCGCCCAGCGCCGTATCACCGACGCATCCACCGGGCCCTTCGAACCGCGGCGTCTCCAGGAGCTCGGCGAGGTCTATGCTCCCGGCGACACCGACCTCGCCTGGACGCGGCTGACGCACTGGCGCGAGCAGCTCGCCGCCGTGCTCGACCAGCCGCCGTTCGACCCCGTCACGGGGGTTGAAGTGCGGGGAGCGAGCTCGTCTCCATCGACCGCGCTTCTCGCCGCGTGGCTGCGACTGAAGCTCGACGTGCCCGTCTCCTGGGAGTACATGCCCTCCGGCGAGTGGTCGGAGGGCATCAAGTCGGTGCGTCTCGTCCGCGACTCCGGCGACATCCTGCTCGAGCGTCCGAACCCGGGAGTGGCCTGCCTCACGCAACCGGGACAGCCGCGCCACGATCTCGTGCTCCCCCGGCGCACCCTTCGCGAATGCCTCGCGGAGGAACTGCGTCGCCTCGACCCCGACCTGCTGTATGGTCGGGTGATCAGCGAGGGGTGGTCGCTGCTGGCCCCCCCGACGAGCCGGGGGTCTGATGTCGTCTGA
- the pgl gene encoding 6-phosphogluconolactonase, with amino-acid sequence MSSELSAERRVVVSADRATVVDVVSRRLLDKLTRLTNEKERVHLALTGGGAGIGVLAGVADHPARDQVDWSRVHFWWSDERFVPQQDAERNDLQARAALLDVLDVPEENIHSIASTDSGLSAEEAAERYSEELARFADDTSGLRWPSFDVCLLGVGPDAHIASLFPDRDEIRVSDSGAVAVHDSPKPPPTRVTLTRPVINASQRVWLVLTGAEKASALGLALAGASYLSVPAAGAKGRRSTLFFVDVDAAAEVPEELIDPD; translated from the coding sequence ATGTCGTCTGAGCTTTCCGCCGAGAGGCGTGTCGTCGTCAGTGCCGACCGTGCCACCGTCGTAGACGTCGTCTCGCGGCGGCTCCTCGACAAACTCACGAGGCTCACGAACGAGAAGGAGCGAGTCCATCTCGCCCTCACGGGCGGGGGCGCGGGTATCGGGGTGCTCGCCGGCGTCGCCGACCACCCCGCGCGCGACCAGGTCGACTGGAGCCGCGTGCATTTCTGGTGGAGCGATGAGCGCTTCGTCCCCCAGCAGGATGCCGAGCGCAACGATCTCCAAGCACGCGCCGCTCTCCTCGACGTGCTGGACGTTCCCGAGGAGAACATCCATTCGATCGCGTCGACCGACTCGGGTCTCAGCGCAGAAGAGGCGGCAGAGCGCTATTCCGAGGAGCTCGCCCGGTTCGCCGACGACACCTCCGGCCTTCGGTGGCCGTCGTTCGACGTGTGCCTGCTGGGCGTCGGTCCCGACGCCCACATCGCCTCCCTCTTCCCGGATCGAGACGAGATCCGCGTGAGCGACAGCGGGGCGGTCGCCGTCCACGACTCCCCCAAGCCTCCGCCGACCCGTGTGACGCTGACCAGGCCGGTCATCAACGCGTCCCAGCGTGTCTGGCTCGTGCTCACGGGCGCCGAGAAGGCCTCCGCACTCGGTCTCGCGCTGGCGGGGGCCAGCTACCTGAGCGTTCCCGCCGCAGGCGCCAAGGGACGACGCAGCACGCTGTTCTTCGTCGATGTGGATGCCGCGGCCGAGGTTCCGGAAGAACTCATCGATCCCGACTGA
- a CDS encoding RNA polymerase-binding protein RbpA produces the protein MATGGNAIRGTRVGAGPMGEQDHGFHAERVAVSYWDSLGNETVRYFAAGVADEEIPDIIDSPHSGLPAGRDKANPPALAKTEPYKTHLAYVKERRTDEEASQLLDDALKQLRERRGQ, from the coding sequence ATGGCGACAGGCGGCAACGCGATTCGCGGCACTCGGGTGGGTGCCGGCCCGATGGGCGAGCAGGATCACGGTTTCCACGCCGAGCGCGTGGCCGTGTCGTACTGGGATTCCCTGGGCAACGAGACCGTGCGTTACTTCGCAGCGGGAGTCGCCGACGAAGAGATCCCCGACATCATCGACAGCCCCCACTCGGGTCTGCCTGCGGGACGCGACAAGGCCAACCCGCCCGCTCTCGCGAAGACCGAGCCGTACAAGACGCACCTCGCCTATGTGAAGGAGCGGCGCACCGACGAGGAGGCGTCACAGCTTCTCGACGACGCCCTGAAGCAGCTCCGGGAGCGCCGCGGTCAGTAG